From Leptospira hartskeerlii, a single genomic window includes:
- a CDS encoding type I restriction-modification system subunit M: MVKTNNENFSTLAAFIWSVADSLRGDFKQSEYGRVILPLTVLRRLECVLEPTREAVINEKKKHKGAKLPMAPFLEKASGYSFYNTSNITLDRLGTNDTKENLERYIESFSENVLDIFENFNFQDVIDRLHKANLLFLVCGQFTKIDLHPKKVDNHQMGLIFEELIRRFAESSNETAGEHFTPRDIVTLTTSLVFNFDSDTLGKPGVIRSVYDPTAGTGGFLSSSTEYIHSMNPKAKIANFGQELNPESYAICKADMLIKGQDVENIKLGNTLSEDQHAESKFDYLLSNPPFGVEWKKVEKSVQDEHKNKGYNGRFGPGLPRVSDGSLLFLLHLISKMVEPSKGGSRIGIILNGSPLFTGGAGSGESEIRRYVLENDLLEAIIALPTDMFYNTGIATYIWILSNHKTKERLGKVQLINANSDEFCDKMRKSLGSKRKYLTDEHIKRIVKIYGDFEESKVSKIFKNTEFGYRRITVDRPLKLSFKPHDESKLSSLREEAAFGKFSKKEQNAIVDALIGLKEEYKDRSQFLSELNASPALQSSKLKLSNLQEKMIVKCIGEQDETAQICKNSKGEIEANSELRDYENIPLSESIEKYFQREVLPHVPDAWIDISKIDEKDKKVGIVGYEIPFNRHFYEYKPPRDLREIDADLDQVTKEILTLLQEVHS; this comes from the coding sequence ATGGTAAAAACGAATAACGAGAACTTTTCAACGCTTGCAGCATTTATTTGGTCCGTCGCGGATTCTCTCCGAGGAGACTTTAAACAATCTGAATATGGTCGAGTAATTCTACCGTTGACAGTCTTAAGACGTCTAGAATGCGTCTTAGAGCCCACTCGGGAAGCAGTAATAAATGAAAAAAAGAAACATAAAGGAGCAAAATTACCGATGGCTCCTTTTTTAGAAAAAGCTTCCGGATATAGTTTTTATAATACATCTAACATCACCTTGGATCGATTAGGAACAAATGATACAAAAGAAAATCTCGAACGTTATATTGAATCATTCAGCGAAAACGTTCTAGATATTTTCGAAAACTTCAATTTCCAGGATGTGATCGATCGATTACATAAAGCAAATTTACTTTTTCTTGTTTGCGGTCAATTTACAAAAATCGACCTACACCCCAAAAAAGTAGACAACCATCAAATGGGACTCATCTTCGAAGAACTCATACGGAGATTTGCAGAATCAAGTAACGAAACTGCAGGAGAACATTTCACTCCTCGTGATATAGTAACTCTAACGACCTCCCTTGTCTTTAATTTTGATAGCGATACTCTTGGAAAACCGGGGGTGATCCGTTCCGTCTATGATCCTACTGCAGGAACCGGCGGATTTCTTTCCTCAAGTACTGAATATATCCACAGTATGAATCCTAAAGCAAAGATAGCAAATTTCGGTCAGGAGTTAAATCCGGAATCGTATGCCATCTGTAAAGCAGATATGCTGATTAAAGGTCAGGATGTAGAAAATATAAAGTTGGGAAATACATTAAGTGAAGACCAACATGCTGAAAGTAAATTCGACTATCTGCTATCAAATCCGCCCTTTGGCGTAGAATGGAAAAAAGTCGAAAAATCAGTCCAAGATGAACATAAAAATAAGGGCTATAACGGTAGATTTGGTCCAGGATTGCCTCGAGTATCCGATGGGAGTCTATTATTCTTATTGCATTTAATTTCAAAAATGGTCGAGCCGAGTAAGGGAGGATCTCGAATAGGAATTATTCTCAATGGATCCCCTCTCTTTACAGGTGGGGCCGGATCAGGAGAATCTGAGATACGTAGATACGTTTTAGAAAATGATCTATTAGAGGCAATCATCGCCTTGCCAACGGATATGTTCTATAATACAGGAATCGCTACATATATCTGGATTCTTTCCAATCACAAGACCAAAGAAAGATTAGGAAAAGTCCAACTCATCAATGCGAATAGTGACGAGTTCTGCGATAAAATGAGAAAATCATTAGGCTCGAAACGAAAATACTTAACCGATGAACACATCAAACGAATCGTAAAAATCTACGGAGACTTTGAAGAATCCAAAGTTAGTAAGATCTTTAAAAATACTGAATTCGGTTATAGAAGGATCACTGTTGATCGACCCCTAAAACTTTCCTTTAAACCACATGATGAATCGAAATTGTCTAGCTTACGAGAGGAAGCAGCTTTCGGAAAATTTTCTAAAAAAGAACAGAATGCGATCGTAGATGCCCTAATTGGATTAAAGGAAGAATACAAAGATAGGTCTCAATTTCTCTCCGAATTGAATGCTTCTCCGGCTCTCCAATCTTCTAAACTAAAACTTTCCAACCTGCAAGAAAAGATGATCGTGAAATGTATAGGAGAGCAAGATGAGACTGCTCAAATTTGCAAGAACTCAAAAGGAGAGATCGAAGCAAATAGCGAGTTGAGAGATTACGAAAACATACCTTTGTCCGAATCGATCGAAAAATATTTCCAAAGAGAAGTGCTTCCTCATGTGCCCGATGCCTGGATCGATATAAGCAAGATAGACGAAAAAGACAAAAAAGTCGGGATTGTCGGATACGAAATCCCATTCAACCGACATTTCTATGAATATAAGCCTCCAAGAGATTTAAGAGAAATCGATGCAGACTTGGACCAAGTGACAAAGGAAATTCTCACTCTACTACAAGAGGTTCATAGCTAA
- a CDS encoding DUF4411 family protein: protein MDTSSYITAWCHHYSPTIFESLWKKVGEALNQGIIISPREVLDELERGSDDLLKWAKLHKAAFVELEEKPQEILSDIMRSHPKIIDLNIAEIQADPYVIALAKHTNTIIVTEEKSAVDSKKKLKIPDVGKNYKVKCIPFGKLIEMEGWKF, encoded by the coding sequence ATGGACACCAGTTCTTATATAACCGCCTGGTGCCATCATTACTCGCCCACAATTTTTGAAAGTCTTTGGAAGAAGGTCGGAGAAGCTCTAAATCAAGGAATCATTATTTCACCGAGAGAAGTATTAGATGAATTGGAAAGAGGATCTGACGATCTACTTAAATGGGCGAAACTTCACAAAGCTGCCTTTGTAGAATTGGAAGAGAAACCTCAAGAAATTCTTTCTGACATTATGAGATCTCATCCTAAAATAATCGACCTAAATATCGCAGAAATCCAAGCCGACCCTTATGTTATTGCATTAGCAAAACATACTAATACAATCATCGTAACAGAAGAAAAATCTGCAGTTGACTCCAAGAAAAAATTAAAAATTCCGGATGTTGGCAAAAATTATAAAGTCAAGTGCATTCCTTTCGGTAAACTCATTGAAATGGAAGGCTGGAAGTTTTAA
- a CDS encoding ImmA/IrrE family metallo-endopeptidase, with product MFRWAESRRETAAELANELDVKPFSLYPSATLASNPISPIEDTIRFLDFNREFQYKNRKPEEFLKYCISLLESKDILVFQTENINLNQFRGFSIPTLPFPVIAINSDDSYHGRIFTLFHELGHILLREGGICDLEFEDKTPKNDTDKIEIWCNQFSANLLCPSEEIYSFIQENHNPKTGIQIKQIEELSKHFSVSREVIARRVFHLRLINENEYIKFRKEFQKDWIKYKNSRKEKKGGGGANTHLYTNLNRNGKKYSSIVLSAYNNNLLNPLQAGQFLNIRTQYLNSLSGIVFGS from the coding sequence ATGTTTCGATGGGCCGAATCCAGAAGGGAAACTGCAGCTGAATTGGCAAATGAGTTAGACGTTAAACCTTTTTCTTTGTATCCTTCTGCGACACTTGCATCTAATCCAATTTCTCCGATAGAAGATACGATACGCTTTTTAGATTTTAATAGAGAGTTTCAGTATAAAAATAGGAAGCCGGAAGAATTTCTAAAATATTGTATAAGTCTCCTTGAGTCCAAAGATATCTTAGTTTTCCAGACAGAGAATATTAATCTAAATCAATTTCGTGGATTTAGTATTCCAACCTTACCATTTCCGGTAATCGCAATTAATTCCGATGATTCTTATCATGGAAGGATCTTTACTCTTTTCCATGAATTAGGTCATATCCTTTTACGCGAAGGGGGAATTTGTGATTTAGAATTTGAGGACAAAACTCCGAAGAATGATACCGATAAGATTGAAATCTGGTGCAACCAATTTTCCGCAAATCTACTCTGCCCTAGCGAGGAAATTTACAGTTTTATTCAGGAAAACCACAACCCAAAAACCGGGATTCAGATAAAGCAAATTGAAGAACTTAGTAAACATTTCAGCGTAAGTCGAGAAGTAATCGCTCGAAGAGTTTTTCACCTAAGACTTATTAATGAAAATGAATATATAAAATTTAGAAAAGAATTTCAAAAAGATTGGATCAAATACAAAAATTCCCGTAAGGAAAAGAAAGGTGGGGGTGGAGCAAACACTCATCTATACACCAATCTAAATCGCAATGGTAAAAAATACTCTTCTATAGTTTTATCTGCTTATAATAATAATCTTTTGAATCCTCTCCAAGCAGGTCAATTTCTCAATATACGTACCCAATATCTAAATTCTCTATCTGGCATAGTATTCGGATCTTAA
- a CDS encoding HTH domain-containing protein, protein MSDSLSFLEISEKALNETGKPMSASEIWALAKDKKWKTDSVGKTPWATIAAQIYVSIKNNPHTPFRQVSKRPTRFALTPWGEAAEKIVSEINSYALEEENTVTKERDLHPVLSKFVYSHPHFRAYVKTIYHEISTKSTKGKNRWLHPDLVGVRFNFDEYKQETVTLQKLMAMADCYLFSFELKVNLHFGNLREAFFQAVSNSSWANEGYLAAVNFEEDPDLMDELARLSKAFGIGILKLDPSKPEESEILFQSNPKSELDFDTIDRLTEDNRNFKDFLSNIAEDVKLGKVKSEYDKRD, encoded by the coding sequence ATGTCAGATTCATTATCCTTTCTTGAAATTTCCGAAAAGGCGCTTAATGAAACTGGTAAGCCAATGAGCGCTTCTGAAATCTGGGCACTCGCTAAAGATAAAAAGTGGAAAACGGATTCGGTAGGAAAAACTCCGTGGGCCACTATCGCAGCACAGATTTATGTAAGCATAAAGAATAATCCACATACACCTTTTCGACAAGTAAGTAAAAGGCCGACTCGATTTGCCCTGACTCCTTGGGGAGAAGCTGCAGAAAAAATTGTCTCTGAGATTAATTCTTATGCATTAGAAGAAGAAAACACCGTAACGAAAGAGCGAGACTTGCATCCGGTACTTTCCAAGTTTGTGTATTCCCATCCTCATTTCAGAGCCTACGTAAAAACGATTTATCATGAAATTTCTACGAAATCGACAAAAGGAAAGAACAGGTGGTTGCATCCGGATCTAGTCGGAGTCAGATTCAATTTCGATGAATATAAACAGGAAACTGTCACCCTTCAAAAACTAATGGCAATGGCCGATTGTTATCTATTTTCCTTTGAATTAAAAGTAAATTTGCATTTCGGAAATCTGCGAGAAGCATTCTTTCAAGCCGTATCTAATTCTTCTTGGGCCAACGAAGGTTATTTGGCCGCAGTAAATTTTGAGGAAGACCCTGACTTAATGGATGAATTAGCCAGGCTTAGTAAAGCTTTCGGAATTGGAATTCTTAAGTTAGATCCATCCAAGCCCGAAGAAAGTGAGATTTTATTTCAATCAAATCCTAAGTCTGAATTAGATTTCGATACAATCGACAGACTAACAGAGGATAATAGAAACTTTAAGGATTTCTTAAGCAATATTGCCGAGGATGTGAAGTTGGGGAAAGTGAAAAGTGAGTATGATAAGAGGGATTGA
- a CDS encoding MATE family efflux transporter translates to MEAIQKDAELGSERTSLWRELKKALTGTEADYTKISLGKAVFLLSVPMVLELVMESAFAVVDIYFVGALGPSAVAAVGLTETYLFLLYSLAIGMSTAVTAIIARRIGEGDKEQAGIAAVQSVFLSILVSLPFAIFGVWFAKDLLILMGGDPWVVEHGSRYTQWIFGGNIVIMLLFGLNAVFRGAGDAAIAMRVLWISNGLNMILDPIFIFGFGPVPAMGIEGAAIATNIGRGVGVLLQFYLLLRGGKHIRVLRSQISIHWEVISDIVRTSLGGIGQTIIGMTSWIFLVRIISEFGSEAVAGATITLRIMMFTLMPSWGMSNAVATLVGQNLGAGRPDRAEQSVWIVGIWNMVFLIGVSICYFIFRESLVSIFTDDAKVIAIGSEWLGIVSYSYFVYAWWMVSVQAFNGAGDTMTPTLINLVFFWIFQIPFAYVLAKVLSYGYSGVFWASMITETSIGLFTLWLFRKGGWKTSKV, encoded by the coding sequence ATGGAAGCTATACAAAAAGACGCTGAGTTAGGATCGGAGCGAACTTCCCTTTGGAGGGAATTGAAAAAAGCGCTTACTGGAACGGAAGCGGATTATACTAAAATTTCGCTTGGTAAGGCTGTTTTCTTACTCTCAGTTCCGATGGTTTTGGAACTGGTCATGGAGTCTGCATTTGCAGTCGTTGACATTTATTTTGTGGGGGCTTTAGGTCCTTCTGCTGTTGCTGCGGTTGGGCTTACGGAAACATATTTGTTTCTTCTTTATTCTCTCGCGATAGGGATGTCCACTGCGGTGACAGCGATCATTGCAAGAAGGATCGGAGAAGGTGATAAGGAACAAGCTGGGATTGCCGCAGTTCAATCCGTTTTTCTTTCCATTCTTGTTTCGTTACCTTTTGCTATCTTCGGGGTCTGGTTTGCGAAAGATCTTCTTATACTCATGGGTGGGGATCCTTGGGTTGTAGAACATGGATCTCGTTATACTCAATGGATCTTTGGCGGGAATATCGTAATCATGCTTTTGTTCGGACTCAACGCGGTTTTTAGAGGTGCGGGAGACGCGGCAATCGCGATGAGAGTTTTATGGATTTCTAATGGACTCAATATGATCTTGGACCCGATCTTTATCTTCGGTTTTGGTCCAGTTCCGGCTATGGGCATCGAAGGTGCCGCTATCGCTACAAATATCGGGAGAGGTGTCGGAGTTCTTCTTCAATTCTATCTGCTCTTAAGAGGTGGGAAGCATATTCGGGTGCTTCGTTCTCAAATCAGTATACACTGGGAAGTTATTTCAGATATAGTTCGTACTTCACTTGGTGGTATCGGACAAACTATTATCGGAATGACCTCTTGGATCTTTCTTGTGAGAATTATTTCCGAATTTGGTAGTGAGGCTGTAGCGGGAGCAACGATCACACTTCGGATCATGATGTTCACTCTGATGCCTTCTTGGGGAATGTCTAACGCGGTCGCGACTCTTGTTGGTCAGAATTTAGGAGCAGGGAGACCGGATCGTGCGGAACAGTCTGTTTGGATTGTCGGAATATGGAATATGGTCTTTCTGATCGGGGTTTCCATCTGCTATTTTATTTTTAGGGAATCTCTTGTGTCGATCTTTACGGATGACGCTAAAGTGATCGCGATCGGTTCCGAGTGGTTGGGGATCGTATCCTATTCTTATTTTGTGTATGCTTGGTGGATGGTCAGCGTTCAGGCTTTTAATGGTGCGGGTGATACTATGACTCCTACATTAATCAATCTGGTCTTCTTTTGGATCTTCCAAATTCCATTCGCTTATGTTTTGGCGAAGGTTCTTTCATACGGATATTCTGGAGTGTTTTGGGCAAGTATGATCACGGAAACTTCTATAGGACTTTTCACTCTTTGGTTATTTAGAAAAGGAGGATGGAAGACTTCGAAGGTTTGA
- a CDS encoding sterol desaturase family protein has protein sequence MYNFENEVVLFLQEISYVWAALLFLIENILIFTCSVYIGNILAKRYTYRRIVPIPPKIEAQEILFTISTILLNTIVTLLGLWLWRTGSIQFRNDIGIFALLDILILLLVMDAGMYVLHRIAHIPFIYRFAHRTHHRYDKPRPLTLFVLNPMEALGFGALWLFVLCVYDFSWAGMSIYLGLNVVFGSIGHLGVEPLPDEWLRSNLFNTLTTSTFHARHHQNEDYNFGFYTTIWDKIFGTLYPENSRDQE, from the coding sequence ATGTATAATTTTGAAAACGAAGTGGTTCTATTTCTTCAAGAAATTTCCTATGTTTGGGCTGCTTTATTATTCTTGATTGAAAATATTCTGATCTTTACTTGTTCAGTATATATTGGAAATATACTGGCTAAACGTTATACATATCGCCGTATCGTTCCGATCCCTCCGAAAATCGAAGCTCAAGAGATCCTGTTTACGATATCTACTATACTTCTTAATACTATTGTTACATTACTTGGTCTTTGGCTTTGGAGAACAGGTTCTATTCAATTTCGCAACGATATAGGGATTTTCGCGTTACTCGATATTTTGATCCTTCTTTTGGTTATGGATGCTGGCATGTATGTATTGCATAGGATTGCTCATATTCCGTTCATATATCGATTCGCTCATAGAACTCATCATCGTTACGATAAACCTCGTCCTCTTACTCTATTTGTTCTGAATCCTATGGAAGCTCTTGGATTTGGAGCTCTTTGGTTATTTGTGCTTTGTGTTTACGATTTTTCTTGGGCGGGGATGAGCATTTATCTAGGATTAAATGTTGTGTTTGGCTCAATAGGTCATTTAGGAGTGGAGCCTTTACCAGACGAATGGCTCCGTTCTAATCTATTCAACACTCTGACCACTAGCACTTTTCATGCAAGGCATCATCAGAATGAAGATTATAATTTCGGCTTTTATACTACAATTTGGGATAAGATCTTCGGAACTCTTTATCCGGAGAACTCGCGAGACCAGGAATAG
- a CDS encoding metal-dependent hydrolase: protein MGQATSTRVQPKIRKPKFPLEDIAKERGFGKNIPFFTAFLSSLSVLFPEGERFFIRSVKAFSEVVDPALRSEIKAFAGQEAVHGNVHDKMNERFVEIGLDFRSHEKMFCWLFFDILEKNILKLFPVWGKRLALSITAAAEHFTATLGRFLLSLPEQRVAWIDPISWKVIEWHALEELEHKAVAYDVYSASGGGYFTRVLGMTIAVQLLGLLAIVGTIRALFYFGIPNPSQVVRDIRFFFGIPGFTWAVIYYILEYYIPGFHPNDQDDHKLLEKFEKVMTAHGY, encoded by the coding sequence ATGGGCCAAGCGACATCTACAAGAGTCCAGCCAAAAATACGTAAACCGAAATTTCCCTTGGAAGACATCGCGAAAGAAAGAGGTTTCGGCAAAAACATCCCATTCTTTACTGCATTTCTTTCCAGTTTAAGTGTATTGTTCCCCGAAGGAGAACGTTTCTTTATACGTTCTGTGAAAGCATTCAGCGAAGTTGTCGATCCGGCATTAAGAAGCGAGATTAAAGCTTTCGCCGGGCAAGAAGCAGTCCACGGCAATGTTCATGACAAAATGAACGAAAGATTTGTGGAGATCGGCTTGGACTTTCGCAGTCACGAAAAAATGTTCTGCTGGTTGTTCTTTGATATATTAGAAAAAAATATTCTGAAACTCTTTCCTGTTTGGGGAAAAAGACTCGCTCTCTCAATCACTGCAGCAGCGGAACATTTCACAGCTACTCTCGGAAGATTTTTACTTTCTCTTCCAGAACAACGTGTGGCTTGGATCGACCCGATCAGTTGGAAAGTGATCGAATGGCATGCGTTAGAAGAATTAGAGCATAAGGCTGTGGCGTATGACGTGTATAGCGCTTCCGGCGGTGGATATTTTACTCGGGTGCTTGGAATGACTATCGCAGTTCAGCTACTTGGTCTTTTAGCAATCGTGGGAACCATTCGGGCCTTATTCTATTTTGGAATTCCAAATCCAAGCCAAGTAGTAAGAGACATTCGTTTCTTCTTCGGTATTCCTGGTTTTACTTGGGCTGTGATCTACTATATTTTAGAATATTATATCCCAGGATTCCATCCAAATGACCAAGACGATCACAAACTTCTGGAGAAGTTTGAGAAAGTTATGACTGCTCACGGATATTAA
- a CDS encoding GFA family protein, whose product MSLKKYSGSCHCGAVRYEADLDLSAGTGRCNCSFCRKVRNWSIIVKPESFRLLSGENSLSFYEFNSKSSKHHFCKNCGVRTFSKGYIEEIGGAFVSIAISTLDNVDLNDLIEAPVWYADGLNNNWHHQPAEIRHL is encoded by the coding sequence ATGAGCCTTAAAAAATATTCCGGAAGTTGTCATTGTGGTGCAGTTCGTTACGAGGCAGATTTAGATTTGAGCGCGGGTACAGGCAGATGTAACTGTTCCTTTTGCAGAAAGGTCCGAAACTGGTCTATCATAGTTAAACCGGAATCTTTTCGTTTGTTAAGCGGGGAGAATAGCCTTAGCTTCTATGAGTTTAATTCGAAAAGCAGCAAACACCATTTTTGCAAAAATTGCGGAGTGAGAACTTTTTCGAAAGGATATATCGAAGAGATTGGCGGTGCTTTCGTAAGCATAGCGATTTCTACTTTAGATAACGTAGATCTTAATGATTTAATCGAAGCTCCAGTATGGTATGCGGATGGATTGAATAATAATTGGCATCATCAGCCAGCCGAGATTAGACATTTATAA
- a CDS encoding ABC-F family ATP-binding cassette domain-containing protein: MIKISNLHKSYTSNLLFDDLNLSLNRGEKLGLVGRNGHGKSTLFQMILGNVDPDSGSIIVPKGYKIGHLQQHLKFTKPTVLEECALGLPEGEEYETWQVEKVLSGLGFSEADLERSPEEFSGGYQIRMNLAKLLVSGPDLLMLDEPNNYLDIVTIRWLEEFLREWEGEIILVTHDRSFMDSVVTHTAAIHRTKAIKVQGDTDKLYNQINQAEEIYERTRLNEAKKRKQEEIFIARFKAKASFASRAQSRVKKLEKQGEMKALEEIESLELYFNSAPFAASQMLSAENVSFSYSGQEPFLISDFSLSVGKRDRICIIGKNGKGKSTLLKLLAGELQPSSGKIQKHPALKEGYFGQTNKLNLNENATVTEEIMSADKSCTEWLARTIAGGLMFSDDMSLKKIKVLSGGEKSRVMLGKILVTPCHLLFLDEPTNHLDMQSCDALIEAIDEFEGSLIMVTHNEMHLRAVATKLIVFDNDTIRVFDGSYEDFLNDVGWSDEDY, translated from the coding sequence ATGATCAAAATTTCTAATCTTCATAAATCTTATACTTCTAACTTGTTGTTTGATGACCTGAATCTGAGTTTGAATCGAGGTGAAAAGTTAGGTCTTGTCGGGCGGAACGGTCACGGCAAGTCTACTTTGTTTCAGATGATTTTGGGGAATGTGGACCCGGATTCTGGTTCTATCATTGTGCCGAAGGGTTATAAGATCGGGCATTTGCAACAACACTTGAAATTTACTAAACCTACCGTGTTGGAAGAATGTGCGCTTGGTCTTCCTGAGGGTGAAGAATACGAGACTTGGCAAGTTGAAAAAGTTTTGTCTGGTTTGGGTTTTTCAGAAGCCGATCTGGAAAGAAGTCCGGAGGAGTTTTCGGGCGGTTATCAGATCCGAATGAATTTGGCGAAACTTCTGGTGTCAGGTCCCGACTTACTCATGTTAGACGAGCCGAATAACTATTTAGATATTGTTACTATTCGTTGGCTTGAGGAATTCCTACGTGAGTGGGAAGGTGAGATCATTTTAGTCACTCACGATAGAAGTTTTATGGATAGCGTGGTAACTCATACCGCCGCCATCCATCGTACGAAGGCGATCAAGGTCCAAGGTGATACTGATAAACTTTATAATCAGATCAATCAGGCCGAAGAAATTTATGAAAGAACCCGTTTGAACGAGGCGAAAAAAAGGAAACAAGAAGAGATCTTTATCGCTCGTTTTAAAGCAAAGGCAAGTTTCGCGAGTCGCGCTCAATCCAGAGTAAAAAAACTCGAGAAACAGGGCGAGATGAAGGCATTAGAAGAGATCGAAAGTTTGGAATTGTATTTTAATTCCGCTCCCTTTGCTGCGAGCCAAATGTTATCTGCGGAAAATGTTTCTTTCTCTTATTCCGGACAGGAACCTTTTTTGATTTCCGATTTTTCTCTGAGTGTTGGGAAGCGGGATCGGATTTGTATTATCGGTAAAAACGGTAAGGGTAAGTCTACACTTCTAAAACTTCTTGCAGGTGAACTCCAACCAAGTTCCGGAAAGATCCAAAAACATCCCGCGTTGAAAGAAGGATATTTCGGTCAGACGAATAAACTGAATCTGAATGAGAACGCGACTGTCACTGAAGAAATTATGAGTGCGGATAAATCCTGCACTGAATGGCTTGCGAGAACTATCGCCGGTGGACTGATGTTCTCGGACGATATGTCTTTGAAAAAGATCAAGGTTCTTTCGGGTGGTGAGAAGAGTAGGGTAATGCTCGGAAAAATTTTAGTGACTCCTTGCCATCTTCTATTTTTGGATGAGCCTACCAACCATTTAGATATGCAATCTTGCGACGCATTGATCGAGGCGATAGACGAGTTCGAAGGTTCTCTCATCATGGTCACTCACAATGAAATGCATCTTAGGGCAGTTGCTACTAAGCTGATCGTTTTCGACAATGATACGATCCGGGTTTTTGACGGTTCTTATGAAGATTTCCTTAACGACGTTGGTTGGTCCGACGAAGATTATTAG
- a CDS encoding DMT family transporter has product MNLLLPIFFTLLSGLAMSIQPGINSILGKNIESPWLASTISFFVGTVALGIITIALGEIKSASFIVQTIKEQPWWIWTGGFLGAIMVTSSLVFAPKLGATSWLALLLLGQVITSILLEKWGALGFPEKPISIQKMIGLGMLVLSAWLVRKG; this is encoded by the coding sequence ATGAATCTATTATTACCCATATTCTTCACGCTTCTTTCCGGACTCGCCATGTCCATACAACCAGGTATCAATTCCATATTAGGAAAAAATATAGAAAGTCCTTGGCTTGCTTCTACCATTTCATTTTTTGTTGGAACCGTCGCGTTAGGAATTATCACGATTGCCTTGGGAGAAATAAAATCCGCCTCATTCATAGTTCAAACAATCAAAGAACAACCTTGGTGGATCTGGACGGGAGGATTTTTAGGAGCAATCATGGTCACTTCTTCTCTAGTTTTTGCGCCTAAGCTAGGGGCCACGAGCTGGCTCGCTCTGCTTTTGTTAGGACAAGTAATAACCTCTATCTTATTAGAAAAATGGGGAGCGTTAGGATTTCCGGAAAAACCGATTTCAATTCAAAAAATGATCGGTTTAGGAATGTTGGTTCTGAGCGCTTGGTTGGTTCGAAAAGGGTAA
- a CDS encoding winged helix DNA-binding domain-containing protein, translated as MKQLHVLDPKLSSAEQVVESLAAIQGQDYAASKWAIGLRVPGLKEEDVESAFLDKKIIRSWPLRGTLHVVSAKDVYWLLDLLGPPTISKYAAHYKKIELDPKVLKKCYSILSKNLLNQNFLTRKEISSILERSGIVTNTTRLSHILQRAGLEGLICFGPRKNKDFTYTLIEEWIPKIKRVKKPKEESLYDITKKYFDTRSPATLADFVWWSGLNVRDAKAGIESLGSKLNSFRKDDQAYYIPQKMDLIDKDSDTLFLFPAFDEFLLAYTDRRDCMDPPPKRLLTPADNLFRPTLVINGWVTGIWQRELKKEDVLLKVSPYGPLNANFKKKLKRVAEEYAAFLRKNLILEI; from the coding sequence TTGAAACAACTGCACGTTTTGGACCCTAAGCTTTCTTCTGCGGAACAGGTGGTTGAGTCTTTAGCTGCTATTCAGGGCCAAGATTATGCTGCCTCGAAATGGGCAATAGGACTTAGGGTTCCCGGTCTGAAAGAAGAAGATGTCGAGTCCGCATTCCTGGATAAAAAGATCATTCGATCTTGGCCATTGAGAGGAACATTGCATGTAGTTTCTGCAAAGGATGTCTATTGGTTATTAGATCTGTTAGGTCCCCCTACGATTTCTAAATATGCAGCTCATTACAAAAAGATAGAGTTAGATCCTAAAGTATTAAAAAAATGTTATTCTATTCTTTCTAAAAATCTTTTGAACCAGAATTTTCTTACTAGAAAGGAAATATCCTCTATCTTGGAAAGATCTGGGATTGTTACAAATACTACCAGATTGTCCCATATTTTACAAAGAGCAGGCCTGGAAGGTCTGATTTGTTTCGGTCCAAGAAAGAATAAAGATTTCACTTATACATTGATCGAAGAATGGATACCTAAGATCAAAAGAGTTAAAAAACCAAAGGAAGAATCTCTGTATGATATCACAAAAAAATATTTTGATACTAGGTCTCCTGCAACCTTGGCGGATTTTGTTTGGTGGTCCGGTTTGAATGTTCGGGACGCTAAGGCCGGTATCGAAAGTCTTGGTTCTAAACTGAACAGTTTTCGAAAAGATGATCAGGCTTATTATATTCCCCAAAAGATGGATCTGATAGATAAGGACTCTGATACATTGTTTCTTTTTCCTGCATTTGATGAATTCTTGTTAGCATATACGGATCGCAGGGATTGTATGGACCCACCTCCTAAAAGACTTTTGACTCCTGCGGATAATCTATTTAGGCCGACATTGGTCATCAATGGTTGGGTAACAGGAATTTGGCAGAGAGAATTAAAAAAAGAAGATGTCCTCTTAAAAGTAAGTCCTTACGGACCTCTAAATGCAAATTTTAAAAAGAAACTGAAAAGAGTTGCGGAAGAATATGCAGCTTTTCTAAGAAAAAACCTGATCTTAGAAATCTAA